The following proteins come from a genomic window of Pieris napi chromosome 15, ilPieNapi1.2, whole genome shotgun sequence:
- the LOC125056474 gene encoding calcium load-activated calcium channel produces MWGDSLLIVFISICTALLGEGLTWILVYRTEKYQKLKVEVERQSKKLERRKEAHGDSLDKQHKKKIEREEERLKNNNRDLSLDKMKSMFAIGFAFTALLSMFNSIFDGRVVAKLPFHPISWIQGLSHRNLPGDDYTDCSFIFLYILCTMSIRQNIQKLLGFAPSRAASKQGGALFAAPPGQFK; encoded by the exons atgtgggGCGATTCCTTATTAATTGTCTTTATTTCCATTTGTACAGCACTCTTGGGAGAAG GTCTAACTTGGATTTTAGTATATAGAACtgaaaaatatcaaaagttAAAGGTGGAAGTTGAACGTCAGAGTAAGAAAT tGGAGCGTAGAAAAGAAGCACATGGGGATTCCTTAGATaaacaacacaaaaaaaagATTGAGCGTGAGGAAGAACGtctaaagaataataatagagaTTTATCATTGGACAAGATGAAGTCAATGTTTGCTATTGGTTTTGCTTTTACAGCACTTCTGAGCATGTTTAATAGTAT ATTTGATGGTAGGGTTGTAGCTAAATTGCCATTCCATCCTATATCTTGGATACAAGGATTGAGCCACAGAAATTTACCTGGTGATGATTACACTGACTGCTCATTTATAttcttgtatatattatgtacgaTGAGTATACG gcAAAACATCCAAAAACTTTTAGGATTTGCTCCATCTAGAGCAGCATCTAAACAAGGTGGTGCACTATTTGCGGCACCACCTGGAcagttcaaataa
- the LOC125056472 gene encoding ATP-dependent RNA helicase DHX33, whose translation MDSKYASYGKEKDQRNKFDIKAKKIKLSVDGNSFKNVKENNQANGSCNNNNVSALNEVSEDVQEVRKSLPVYIVRNRILEEIRKNNTMILIGETGSGKTTQIPQILHEQRLEGNGAIAVTQPRRVAAITLALRVATEMNTEIGSYVGYSVRFEDATSPKTKVIYLTDGMLLREAIIDPLLKKYSIIILDEAHERTVNTDVLFGIVKLAQKERNCKGNKLKVIIMSATMDVDTFRNYYDNCSVVYLEGRTYPVTIYHSKTKQDDYQYSVVCAIFQLHVTTPANHHFLVFLTGQEEIETVMANIKQIAKESPGPPIRVCPLYAGLPPAKQLLVWKSVPEGTRKIVLATNIAEASVTIPHIKCVIDTGLVKERSWCNVTGAERLRIVPCSQAACWQRAGRAGRTAPGSAYRLYTNGDFKARPQHNTPEIIRCPLAATLLMLIATGMEPSTFPLIDAPSLDSVQASLILLKELGAIESENNPKLTVLGKKMTAFPIDPKYSKVILSAPEHGCLDEALSLVAVMSSENVFHTPLHKREEAVKAKQKFVSTLGDHITLLNVFKMFCKAPLKKQWCKENYLNHKNLSYACDIRQQLLAICQKLNMEVSSCGTAFDQLLKCLLSGLFTNCAWTRGGMTTGAGKYATASGAAAALHPASSLHGLRPPPPAVLYTELLHTRRAYLLTVSAIEPHWLHQVAPEYARRCRANR comes from the exons ATGGATTCTAAGTATGCATCGTATGGTAAGGAGAAAgatcaaagaaataaatttgatatcaaagcaaaaaaaattaagctatCTGTTGATGGTAATAgtttcaaaaatgtaaaagaaaacaatcAGGCTAATGGATcatgtaataataacaatgttAGTGCTCTAAATGAGGTTTCGGAAGATGTTCAAGAAGTAAGGAAATCTTTACCAGTGTATATTGTTCGAAATAG aattttagaGGAGATACGGAAGAATAATACTATGATATTAATTGGAGAAACAGGTAGTGGTAAAACAACACAGATACCACAAATTTTACATGAACAGAGACTTGAGGGTAATGGAGCGATTGCCGTTACTCAACCAAGAAGAGTTGCCGCTATTACCCTTGCTCTAAGAGTTGCAACAGAAATGAACACAGAAATAGGATCATATGTCgg GTACTCAGTAAGATTTGAAGATGCTACCAGtccaaaaacaaaagtaatatatttgaCAGATGGAATGCTATTAAGGGAAGCTATAATAGATCCCTTATTGAagaaatattcaataattattttagatgaAGCCCATGAAAGAACAGTCAATACAGATGTACTCTTTGGAATTGTTAAGTTGGCACAAAAAGAGAGAAATTGTAAAGGAAACAAACTCAAG gtTATAATTATGTCAGCAACAATGGATGTCGATACATTCAGAAATTATTATGACAATTGTTCAGTTGTTTATTTAGAGGGTAGGACGTATCCAGTTACAATATATCACTCAAAGACAAAACAAGATGACTATCAATATTCTGTTGTGTGTGCTATATTCCAACTTCATGTTACTACACCAGCTAA TCACCATTTTCTCGTATTCCTCACAGGCCAAGAAGAAATAGAAACAGTAATGgctaatattaaacaaattgcGAAG GAATCGCCAGGTCCACCCATTAGAGTTTGCCCGTTGTATGCAGGTCTGCCTCCGGCAAAACAATTGCTAGTTTGGAAATCAGTTCCTGAAGGTACAAGGAAAATTGTTCTAGCCACCAACATAGCTGAGGCCTCAGTGACCATTCCTCATATAAAATGTGTTATTGATACAGGCCTTGTAAAAGAACG GAGCTGGTGTAATGTGACGGGTGCAGAGCGCTTGCGAATAGTTCCCTGCTCGCAAGCCGCTTGTTGGCAGCGCGCTGGGCGGGCAGGAAGGACTGCCCCAGGCTCCGCGTACAGATTGTATACGAATGGTGACTTTAAGGCACGGCCACAGCATAATACGCCCGAAATTATAAG ATGCCCTCTGGCTGCTACATTGTTAATGTTAATAGCGACAGGAATGGAGCCCAGTACATTTCCTTTGATTGACGCACCCTCTCTGGATTCCGTGCAGgcttcattaattttattgaaagaattag gaGCAATAGAAAGCGAGAATAATCCGAAGTTGACTGTTCTCGGTAAGAAAATGACCGCGTTCCCAATAGATCCGAaatattcaaaagttattttgagcGCTCCTGAACATGGGTGTTTGGATGAG GCGTTGAGTCTCGTAGCGGTAATGTCCAGTGAGAATGTTTTTCATACACCACTGCACAAGCGAGAGGAAGCTGTGAAAGCGAAACAGAAGTTTGTATCGACACTCGGCGATCATATAACTCTTTTGAATGTATTCAAAATGTTTTGCAAAGCTCCTCTTAAAAAG cAATGGTGTAaagaaaattacttaaatCATAAGAATTTGTCGTACGCTTGTGATATTCGCCAGCAATTGTTAGCAATTTGTCAAAAGTTGAATATGGAAGTTTCGAGTTGCGGAACAGCTTTTGATcag tTATTAAAATGCCTTCTAAGCGGTTTATTCACAAACTGCGCATGGACTCGTGGGGGTATGACAACAGGGGCGGGAAAGTATGCGACGGCGTCAGGCGCAGCGGCGGCCTTACACCCCGCTTCTTCACTACACGGTTTGAGGCCGCCACCGCCTGCAGTACTTTATACCGAACTATTACACACGCGTAGAGCCTACCTCCTTACTGTATCGGCTATAGAACCTCATTGGTTGCATCAAGTCGCACCGGAGTACGCAAGACGCTGTCGCGCGAACCGGTGA